The Posidoniimonas polymericola genome has a segment encoding these proteins:
- a CDS encoding SMI1/KNR4 family protein — protein MSEAELGELEQQLSAKLPSDYREFLQTHNGGRPASNMFSIGEDPEFWVDWFCWIDERVAEPAEFSDYQSLAFSAFKFRGLLPEDTLIIGRCCRDDVLLLRLRGPEAGQVLYKDINALPGVSRRAWERMRDDCIKFVAPSFGAFLGLLRDE, from the coding sequence ATGTCCGAAGCCGAGCTCGGGGAACTTGAGCAGCAGTTGAGCGCCAAGCTGCCGAGCGACTACAGGGAGTTCCTTCAAACACACAACGGGGGTCGACCGGCGAGCAACATGTTCTCGATCGGCGAGGATCCGGAATTTTGGGTAGATTGGTTCTGCTGGATCGACGAGCGGGTGGCAGAGCCCGCGGAGTTTTCCGACTACCAGAGTCTGGCATTCTCTGCGTTCAAGTTCCGCGGCCTGTTGCCGGAAGACACGCTGATCATTGGCCGTTGCTGCCGCGATGACGTGCTCCTGCTGCGGCTGCGAGGACCAGAGGCCGGTCAGGTGCTCTACAAGGATATCAATGCTCTGCCGGGCGTGTCGCGGCGTGCCTGGGAGCGGATGCGAGACGATTGCATCAAGTTTGTCGCCCCGAGCTTTGGTGCGTTTCTTGGGCTGTTGAGAGACGAGTGA
- the glmM gene encoding phosphoglucosamine mutase: MDELIISVSGLRGIVGQSLTAEVAARYALAFAGALPPGPIVITRDGRSHGPMLAEAIAAALTAAGRPVLDAGPAATPTTGILVRAEQCVGGFQISASHNPPEYNGIKLFSAEGRVIPAEAGEAVRQRYLAGEAPAAPRGPGIGEEPATVETLHNTVTAHLMAIEDAVDVDLIRSKRFRVLLDANHGAGAVLGRPLLEVLGCEVTVLGAEPDGQFAHTPEPTAENLSSVLPKVTELGAAVGFCQDPDADRLALIDETGRYVGEEYTLALCVEHLLSRDPGPVVTNCSTSRMTQDIAERHAVAFHHSAVGEANVVNKMNEVQAIIGGEGNGGVIDPRIGPVRDSFIGMALTLEALATRDEPLSKLIDELPRYAIHKAKVTVTRDKIPAALDALAAHFTDAAADRTDGLRLDWQDEKKWLLVRASNTEPIVRIFCEAATAEEAKQVADEAASVMG; the protein is encoded by the coding sequence ATGGACGAGTTGATCATCAGCGTTTCCGGTCTCCGCGGCATTGTCGGCCAGTCGCTCACCGCCGAGGTCGCCGCCCGCTACGCGTTGGCGTTTGCTGGCGCCCTGCCCCCCGGGCCGATCGTCATCACGCGCGACGGCCGCAGCCACGGGCCGATGCTGGCCGAGGCGATCGCCGCCGCGCTGACCGCGGCCGGCCGCCCGGTGCTCGACGCCGGCCCGGCCGCCACGCCGACCACCGGCATCCTGGTCCGCGCCGAGCAGTGCGTCGGCGGCTTCCAGATCTCGGCCAGCCACAACCCGCCCGAGTACAACGGCATCAAGCTGTTCAGCGCCGAGGGCCGCGTGATCCCCGCCGAGGCCGGCGAGGCAGTCCGCCAGCGGTACCTGGCCGGCGAGGCCCCAGCCGCGCCCCGTGGGCCAGGAATCGGCGAGGAGCCAGCTACCGTCGAAACGCTCCACAACACCGTCACCGCCCACCTGATGGCGATCGAGGACGCGGTCGACGTCGACCTGATCCGCTCGAAGCGGTTCCGCGTGCTGCTCGACGCCAACCACGGCGCCGGCGCCGTGCTCGGGCGGCCGCTGCTGGAGGTGCTCGGCTGCGAGGTGACCGTGCTCGGCGCCGAGCCCGACGGCCAGTTCGCCCACACGCCCGAGCCGACCGCCGAGAACCTGTCGAGTGTGTTGCCGAAGGTGACCGAGCTCGGCGCCGCGGTCGGCTTCTGCCAGGACCCCGACGCCGACCGGCTGGCCTTGATTGACGAGACCGGCCGCTACGTCGGCGAGGAGTACACGCTCGCCCTCTGCGTCGAGCACCTCTTGAGCAGGGACCCCGGCCCGGTGGTGACCAACTGCTCGACCAGCCGCATGACGCAGGACATCGCCGAGCGGCACGCGGTCGCGTTCCACCACTCGGCCGTCGGCGAGGCGAACGTCGTGAACAAGATGAACGAGGTCCAGGCGATCATCGGCGGCGAGGGGAACGGCGGCGTGATCGACCCCCGCATCGGCCCGGTCCGCGACAGCTTCATCGGTATGGCCCTGACGCTCGAGGCGCTGGCCACGCGCGACGAGCCGCTGAGCAAGCTGATCGACGAGCTCCCCCGTTACGCCATCCACAAGGCGAAGGTCACCGTCACGCGGGACAAGATCCCCGCCGCCCTCGACGCGCTCGCGGCCCACTTCACCGACGCCGCCGCCGACCGCACCGACGGCCTGCGGCTCGATTGGCAGGACGAAAAGAAGTGGCTCCTGGTCCGCGCCAGCAACACCGAGCCAATCGTGCGAATCTTCTGCGAAGCCGCGACCGCCGAGGAGGCCAAGCAGGTCGCTGATGAAGCGGCCAGCGTGATGGGTTAA
- a CDS encoding DUF1559 family PulG-like putative transporter: MTARRGFTLVELLVVVAIIGVLIALLLPAVQAARAAARRTSCANNQRQIGLAFHLYLEANEGRFPRSSHSAFAHRELTWGARIGPYLEPSYEPAMGALPDALMLGPYRCPEDTRGDARLWSYGKNAWLELTKSESGAAHGAAEGPTYHKLRSIPSTSRTVLVGELDTGSTADHIMAHFWLTGGEPEVAADRHQSVSNFLWVDAHVSPHALEETFSIDQQLDRWDPGAAALP, from the coding sequence ATGACAGCTCGACGCGGCTTCACCCTGGTGGAGCTGCTGGTGGTGGTCGCGATCATCGGCGTGTTGATTGCGCTCCTGCTGCCAGCGGTCCAGGCGGCCCGCGCCGCCGCGCGGCGCACCTCGTGCGCCAACAACCAGAGGCAGATCGGCCTGGCGTTCCACCTGTACCTGGAGGCCAACGAGGGCCGGTTCCCACGCAGCTCGCACTCGGCGTTCGCGCACCGCGAGCTGACCTGGGGCGCCCGGATTGGGCCGTACCTGGAGCCGAGCTACGAACCGGCGATGGGGGCGTTGCCCGACGCCCTGATGCTCGGCCCGTACCGCTGTCCCGAGGACACGCGGGGCGACGCCCGGCTGTGGAGCTACGGCAAGAACGCCTGGCTCGAGCTGACCAAGAGCGAGAGCGGCGCGGCCCACGGGGCCGCCGAGGGGCCGACCTACCACAAGCTGCGGAGCATCCCGTCCACCAGCCGCACGGTGCTGGTGGGCGAGCTCGACACCGGCAGCACGGCGGACCACATCATGGCCCACTTCTGGTTGACCGGAGGAGAGCCGGAGGTCGCCGCCGACCGCCACCAGAGCGTGAGCAACTTCCTGTGGGTCGACGCGCACGTGTCGCCCCACGCGCTCGAAGAGACGTTTTCCATTGACCAACAGCTCGACCGCTGGGACCCCGGCGCCGCGGCCCTGCCGTAG
- a CDS encoding PQQ-binding-like beta-propeller repeat protein, with protein sequence MSTRQTHYILGLFLIFGTAAQLAHGDDWPQWLGPHRDGVWRESGIIEQFPEGGPTVKWRTPIGGGYSGPAVVGNRVFVTDRQLAGGQRISPNAFDRSPTQGSERVLCLDAESGEILWTHEYPCEYSISYAAGPRTTPVVTGGKLYSVGAEGDLVCLDAETGEPLWSKQFKEDYDMPAPVWGFSGHPLVDGKRLICLVGGQGSVAVAFDKDSGEEIWRSLSAAEPGYCPPVILELGGKRQLIIWHPQAINGLDPETGEVYWSTPFDVRAGMTIPTPRQAGQRLFVTNFYDGPMMLEFKEGQAGPDLLWRGNSHSERNTDKLHSVMSTPVIQDGHIYGVDSYGQLRCLDLETGERSWEDLTASGSTGDLRDSSNRWANVFLIPHEDRFFLANEKGDLIIAKLTPTGYEELSRAHVIEADNPMPGRKVVWSHPALANRCAYLRNDSEIICVDLSKD encoded by the coding sequence ATGTCGACGCGCCAGACGCACTATATCCTTGGTCTTTTCTTGATATTCGGGACAGCCGCGCAGCTTGCCCACGGCGATGACTGGCCTCAATGGTTGGGGCCGCACCGCGACGGGGTGTGGCGCGAGTCCGGCATCATCGAGCAGTTCCCCGAGGGGGGGCCGACGGTGAAGTGGCGTACGCCAATCGGCGGCGGTTACTCGGGCCCGGCCGTGGTGGGGAACCGGGTCTTCGTCACCGATCGGCAGTTGGCCGGGGGACAGCGGATTTCTCCCAATGCATTTGATCGTTCCCCCACGCAAGGCAGCGAGCGTGTGCTCTGCCTCGATGCAGAAAGCGGCGAGATTCTGTGGACGCACGAGTACCCCTGCGAGTACTCCATCAGCTACGCAGCGGGCCCGCGGACCACGCCGGTCGTCACGGGCGGCAAGCTCTACAGTGTGGGCGCCGAGGGGGACCTGGTGTGCCTCGACGCGGAGACTGGCGAACCGCTTTGGTCGAAGCAGTTCAAGGAGGACTACGACATGCCGGCGCCGGTGTGGGGATTCTCCGGGCATCCCTTGGTAGACGGCAAGCGTCTCATCTGTCTGGTTGGCGGCCAAGGGAGCGTCGCGGTGGCGTTTGACAAAGACAGCGGCGAGGAAATCTGGCGATCTCTCTCAGCGGCCGAGCCGGGATACTGTCCGCCGGTGATTCTTGAGCTCGGCGGGAAGCGGCAACTCATTATCTGGCATCCGCAGGCAATCAACGGGCTCGATCCGGAAACCGGCGAGGTCTACTGGTCGACGCCGTTCGACGTCAGGGCAGGAATGACGATCCCCACGCCCCGCCAGGCTGGCCAGCGGCTGTTCGTAACCAATTTCTACGATGGGCCGATGATGCTTGAGTTTAAAGAGGGCCAGGCCGGGCCCGATCTCCTGTGGCGGGGAAATAGCCACAGCGAACGCAACACCGACAAACTTCACTCGGTGATGAGCACGCCCGTGATTCAGGATGGCCACATCTATGGCGTCGATAGCTACGGCCAACTGCGGTGTTTGGACCTGGAAACGGGCGAGCGGAGTTGGGAGGACCTAACCGCCAGCGGGTCGACGGGCGACCTTCGCGATTCATCCAATCGCTGGGCGAATGTGTTCTTGATCCCGCACGAGGACCGGTTCTTCCTGGCGAATGAGAAAGGCGATCTGATTATCGCCAAGCTCACGCCCACAGGTTACGAGGAACTGAGCCGGGCGCATGTCATCGAAGCAGACAATCCAATGCCCGGCCGCAAGGTGGTCTGGTCGCACCCGGCGCTGGCCAACCGCTGCGCCTACTTGCGGAACGACTCGGAGATTATTTGTGTGGACCTGTCGAAGGATTAG
- a CDS encoding aminotransferase class V-fold PLP-dependent enzyme: MPRGLDMAFVRQQFPAFAEPELQGWAFFENAGGSYACQPVIDRLLRLYTEARVQPHGWHPASRVAGDLMDESTRQFAELLNVDGQELHFGPSTSQNTYVLAKAFGEMLQPGDEVVVTNQDHEANTGVWRRLADKGCVVKEWRIDRETGHLDVAQLDELLSDRTKLVIFPHCSNVVAEINPVAEISAMCHAAGALVVADGVAYAPHGLPDIRSLGVDIYLFSLYKTYGPHQGLMYIQQDLLSRLPPQCHHFNTEVPSKRMVPAGHDHAQQAAAGGIAEYYHRLFQHHFEQSAEGPSAEGPSAGQSAGQAVNELFREHERRLLAPLLDWLTDRDDLRILGPTSVDDRAPTVAIVPLKKDAREVIAVLEREKIMAGLGSFYARRVLEAMGVDLSPGVLRLSFLHYTTQDEIEQLIAALDQAL; this comes from the coding sequence ATGCCGCGTGGTCTTGATATGGCATTCGTCCGCCAGCAGTTTCCAGCGTTTGCTGAACCCGAACTTCAGGGTTGGGCATTCTTCGAGAACGCCGGCGGCTCGTACGCTTGCCAGCCTGTCATCGACCGTCTGCTCCGGCTTTACACTGAGGCCCGGGTGCAGCCCCATGGCTGGCATCCCGCGTCACGCGTCGCCGGCGACTTAATGGACGAGTCGACCCGGCAATTCGCCGAGCTGCTGAACGTTGACGGGCAAGAGTTGCACTTTGGCCCTTCCACCTCGCAGAACACCTACGTGCTAGCAAAAGCGTTCGGTGAAATGCTTCAGCCCGGCGACGAAGTAGTCGTCACCAACCAAGATCACGAGGCGAACACGGGAGTGTGGCGCCGCTTGGCGGACAAAGGGTGCGTGGTGAAGGAGTGGCGGATTGATCGGGAGACGGGGCATCTAGACGTGGCTCAACTGGACGAGCTGTTGAGTGATCGCACGAAGCTCGTAATTTTTCCGCACTGTTCAAATGTGGTCGCGGAGATCAACCCTGTCGCCGAGATCTCTGCGATGTGTCACGCAGCCGGCGCTCTAGTCGTGGCCGACGGCGTGGCTTACGCCCCACACGGACTTCCAGACATCCGCTCGCTTGGCGTGGATATCTACCTATTCTCGTTGTACAAGACCTACGGTCCCCACCAGGGACTCATGTACATCCAGCAAGATCTGCTAAGTCGGTTGCCGCCGCAGTGCCATCATTTCAACACGGAGGTCCCAAGTAAACGGATGGTCCCGGCCGGGCACGATCATGCTCAGCAAGCCGCGGCGGGCGGCATCGCAGAATACTACCACCGGCTCTTCCAGCACCACTTCGAACAATCGGCAGAAGGCCCGTCGGCAGAAGGCCCGTCGGCTGGACAGTCGGCTGGACAGGCGGTGAATGAACTGTTCCGCGAGCACGAAAGGCGATTACTTGCGCCGCTGTTAGATTGGCTCACTGACCGCGACGACCTGCGAATCCTGGGACCGACCAGCGTCGACGACCGGGCGCCTACCGTCGCGATTGTGCCTCTCAAGAAGGACGCTCGGGAGGTGATCGCCGTTTTGGAACGGGAGAAGATCATGGCGGGGCTAGGCAGCTTCTACGCCCGTCGAGTTCTGGAAGCAATGGGCGTCGACCTCAGCCCGGGCGTCCTGCGGCTCTCATTCTTGCACTACACAACGCAGGACGAAATCGAGCAGTTGATCGCCGCTCTCGACCAAGCTTTGTAG